The DNA window GGGTATGGCCGAGCAGGGCGATGCGCCAAAAGGTCTGGCGAAGATCGACAAACGCGGCGTGCCGGTGCGTTCGATCCTGGCTTCGGCGGCAGTGACCCTGATTGCTGTGCTGCTCAACTATTTGATCCCGCAGCATGCTCTGGAGCTGCTGATGTCGCTGGTCGTTGCGACCCTGGTGATCAACTGGGCGATGATCAGCTTCTCGCACTTCAAGTTCCGCCAGCACATGAACAAGACAAACCAGACGCCGCTGTTCAAGGCATTGTGGTATCCGTATGGCAACTACGTTTGCCTGGCGTTTGTGTTGTTCATCCTCGGCGTGATGCTGCTGATTCCGGGTATTCAGATCTCGGTGTACGCGATTCCGGTGTGGGTAGTGTTCATGTGGGTCTGCTACGTGATCAAGAACAAGCGGGGGGCGCAGCAGGCGCTGCACGCTTCGGGTTCTGTCGCGAAGTAAGCACAGCGCAAAAACAACAAACCCGGCCAAGTGCCGGGTTTTTTGTGTTCACCGTTATACGTAATCGGCGATGGGATAGGTCGTGCACAACGCCTCGGCCTCTAGGCGGAATTGCTCCTGTGAAGCCGGTTCCAGTGTGTATTCCCGCTCGCCTTGTGGCGTTACCTTGTCGAGGATCCGGCACAACAGACTGACGACTTCGCGGCATCCCTGCAGGTCAATATGACGCTGCGCGATGGAGCCGGTGCCGATGCGCAATCCGCTGGCGATGAGTGCCGGTCGAGCCTCACCGGGTACGCGATGTTTGTTGACGATGATCCCGCAATGCTCCAGCGCCTTCTCCGCAATGGCACCGGTGATGCCGCCACGCAAGCGGACGAGTACCGTGTGGTTTTCACTGCCGCCGCCCACGACTTCGTAATCATGGGCTTGAAACGCGCTGGCAAGCTCATTGGCGGTACTGCGAATCCGCGCCATATAAGCATCGAACTCCACGGACATCGCATAGCCCAGCGCGGCAGCCTTGGCCGCAATCATGTTGACGGCTGGCGCTCCCTGCATTTGCGGAAACACGGCTTGATCGAGGGCGCGGCGGAAGGTTGTCCTCAAGCCCGGAACCTTGGTATTGGCGTCCCGGCCCGACAGGATCAGGCCGCCGCGGGGCCCCATGAGTTGTTTGTGTGTGCAGGTCGTGGTGATGTGAGCTGCGTCGATCGGGCTCGGATGTCGGCCCGTGGCAACCAGTCCGGCGATATGCGAAATATCGGCGAGCAGGATCGCCCCGGCTTCATCGGCAATCTGACGAAATCGCGCAAAGTCCACGGCCCGCGAATAGGCTGTGGCGCCGCACATAATGATGCGCGGGCGATGAGCAAGCGCCAAGCTGCGCACGTTGTCGTAATCGATGGCGCCGTCAGATGTCGTTCCGTACTGAATCGCCTTGTAGTAGGCGCCCGAGAATGCTTTGGAACTGCCATGGGTGAGGTCGCCGCCGTGTTCAACGGCCATGCCCAGCAAGGTGTCGCCCGGCTCAAGCAGTGCCGTGAGCACCTGGTAAGTGGCGTTCGACGCCGAGTGTGATTGCACGTTTGCGTATTGGGCGCCGAACAGTTCTCGCGCCCTGCGGATGGCCAGCGATTCGACCAGGTCGACGTTCTCGCAGCCGGCGTTGTAACGCCGGCCTGGCATTCCCTCGGCGGTGACGTTGACCAGCGCCGACGCGGAGGCCGCAAGGGTTCGCGGCTTGACCGCGCAGGAGGAAGAGACCAGCGACAACACGCGGTGCTGCCGCGCGACCTCAGCGTCGAGAATCCCCGCCAACTCGGCATCTTCCTTACGAAGATCCGCCAGGCCCTTTCGCAGTAAGTCAGCCTGGTTCATCAGCGGTTCAGTTTTGACTGCCATGATTCGTATTCCTTCCATGTTTGCTGCGTACTGCGAACAACAGCACGCCTTCCTTGGTTTCACATCTGTGCGTACATCCGTACGTGCCAACCGGTACAGGCGCATTCCGTGTTTTGCGGGCAATGCGCGCAAAACTGACGCCTGTACAAGCCACCACTGCTCCTGCGTTTTCGATCGCTGATCGGAGAAGGGAAGCTCGACGCATCATAGGTTTTTCGGTGAGGAACGCCAGAAAATTAATCAGAAAAATGAACATTGTTCAAATAAAATGATTCTTTTTTTAGTGCTGGAAGGTGTAAAAATGCGTCGGGAAGGGTGTACGGTTGATGACGGCCAGAACTAACGAGTCGGTACACGTCGTGAAGTAACTGACGTTTGTACCGAAACCAAGGATGGAGAATGCTATGATCGCTGGCGGTTCCAATACCAGTACAACTATCTGCATGGTTTTCCTGTGTGACCACTGAATGCTCGTTCGTGGCGTGTTTCTAATTGCCTTTATAAAAAGATGGTAAGCATTTATGCACAGAAGAGAAAGATCGGAGAATCTGAAAAACAACATTAAATACTTGATAAAGAGTCGCGGGGAGACGCAACTGTCGCTGTGCAATTCCAGTGGATTGACCAGAACGACCATCTACAACATTCTTGAGGGCAAGGTGGTCAACGTACAGCACGCCACCGTGCGCAAGATTTCTGATTTCTTTGGTGTTTCATATGAAGAAATAGAGACGATTGATTTTGAAGAAAAGGAAATAATCGATAACAGCATCTCTCCTCAGGGGAATATGAATCCGGCGGCCGTTCCGGTCATAAAAGAGAGCCTGCTGCTTCAGAATCTTGAAAAACGTATTGGTGAGTTGGCAACAATCTATCCACTGACTTATTACTTTGGTGCGTCCTTCAATCTGATCGGTGTGCTGCTGGAAAACGAGATCAGTGGAATGAATGAGCCAGGCGATTTATTGATCGTGCAGAAGGGGGCGTCGAGCAGCGATAGGGAAAAGCTGGTGTATGACAAAGTCAGCAAGAAGTTATTCATAATGGATGAGGTTGGCCCTGACACGGATCGCGTTTGTGTGGTCGGGGATATAATCGAGGAACGATTTAATGGATTGCAGCGTTGAAACGGAAAACAGCAAATACAAGCTGCTAGGGTTTGAAAACGGGAAAAGCCTGGCCGTGATCATGGTCATTGCGACCGGCAAGATAATTAAAATAAAGCTCAGTGAAGTGTTGAATAGTGAGATTATGGATAATCTAAACAAGATAGAAGTAAAAAACCTCTACAAAAAGTTTTATTCTCAGGGTGGAGCACTCACCGCCTACGAAATCAATGACCGCCATGAGAGTTCCTGGATGATTTACATCATTCTGAACCTGATGCTGTTCACGCTGTACATCTTCACCAGTATTGCTGCGACGAAGCCGATTTATCTGGAATATTTCGACATTGTCGTGACGCCGGGCACCTTTCTTTATCCGTTGACGTTTCTGATCGTCGATTTGCTGAACGAGACGTTTGGTCTCCGACTTGCACGAAAGGCGATTCTTTTTGCCTTTATCAGTAATGCGGCCATTATCATTTTGCTGGCTATTACCACCCACCTTCCTGGGCTGCCGGGCTGGAAGCTTGATGGGCCTTACAATGACGTCATCAGTCAACTGTCATCGGTACTGGTCGCTTCGTCGATCTCGTTCCTGGTCTCGGAAAACATAAACTCTTACTTGTTGTGCAAGATCAAGGAACTGACCAACTCGAGATTTCTGTTTTTGCGGGTGTTCTTGAGTACGCTGTTTGCGGTGATAATCGACAGTTTCCTTTTCTGTTATATCGCCTTTTATGGAAAGATGGACAATAGCGCGATATTGAGCATGATCTATGTTCAGATAGCGATAAAAGTCGGTTTTGCCTTCTTTAACGTGCTGCCTGCTTATGGGGCAAGATCCCTGTTCAAGAAGTATTTGACGGGCGCTCAAACTCAGTAAGATTCAAAGCGCGCTCACTAAATGAACTCATGCTTTAGTGAGCGCTTCAGAGGCGGTTTGTTTTACTTCAAGTTCAATTTTGTTTTCAGGCTGTGCGTCACCTGGTCTTTGTTGTTCAGGAATTCATTCAAACCTTTCGCACGAAGATTACACGCATCGCAATCGGAACATCCGCTACCTTTGATGCCGTTGTAACAGGTCAGCGTTTCGTTACGAACCAGATCCAGTTGATTGTGATAGTCAGCCAGCGCCCAGGTTTCTGCCTTGTTCAGCCACATCAGTGGCGTATCGAGTTGCAACTTGTAATCCATGCCTAGCTCAAGAGCTTTGTTCAGGGCCTTGACGAACTCATCCCGGCAATCAGGGTAGCCAGAAAAGTCTGTTTCACACACGCCAGTGATGACAGTCCTGGCCTGGACTTGATAGGCGTAGATAGACGCCAGGGTCAAAAACAGAATATTCCTTCCCGGGACGAAAGTGCTCGGCAGGCTCTCTCCGGAGCTATTCACGGTCGGGACCGGAATGTTGTCGCGCGTC is part of the Pseudomonas sp. TH06 genome and encodes:
- the queC gene encoding 7-cyano-7-deazaguanine synthase QueC, with translation MTNKAVIVFSGGQDSTTCLIHALTHYDEIHCITFDYGQRHHAEIEVAQHLAKKLGVTVHKTMDVSLLNELAISSLTRDNIPVPTVNSSGESLPSTFVPGRNILFLTLASIYAYQVQARTVITGVCETDFSGYPDCRDEFVKALNKALELGMDYKLQLDTPLMWLNKAETWALADYHNQLDLVRNETLTCYNGIKGSGCSDCDACNLRAKGLNEFLNNKDQVTHSLKTKLNLK
- a CDS encoding helix-turn-helix domain-containing protein, which produces MHRRERSENLKNNIKYLIKSRGETQLSLCNSSGLTRTTIYNILEGKVVNVQHATVRKISDFFGVSYEEIETIDFEEKEIIDNSISPQGNMNPAAVPVIKESLLLQNLEKRIGELATIYPLTYYFGASFNLIGVLLENEISGMNEPGDLLIVQKGASSSDREKLVYDKVSKKLFIMDEVGPDTDRVCVVGDIIEERFNGLQR
- a CDS encoding serine hydroxymethyltransferase; amino-acid sequence: MAVKTEPLMNQADLLRKGLADLRKEDAELAGILDAEVARQHRVLSLVSSSCAVKPRTLAASASALVNVTAEGMPGRRYNAGCENVDLVESLAIRRARELFGAQYANVQSHSASNATYQVLTALLEPGDTLLGMAVEHGGDLTHGSSKAFSGAYYKAIQYGTTSDGAIDYDNVRSLALAHRPRIIMCGATAYSRAVDFARFRQIADEAGAILLADISHIAGLVATGRHPSPIDAAHITTTCTHKQLMGPRGGLILSGRDANTKVPGLRTTFRRALDQAVFPQMQGAPAVNMIAAKAAALGYAMSVEFDAYMARIRSTANELASAFQAHDYEVVGGGSENHTVLVRLRGGITGAIAEKALEHCGIIVNKHRVPGEARPALIASGLRIGTGSIAQRHIDLQGCREVVSLLCRILDKVTPQGEREYTLEPASQEQFRLEAEALCTTYPIADYV
- a CDS encoding queuosine precursor transporter, coding for MDCSVETENSKYKLLGFENGKSLAVIMVIATGKIIKIKLSEVLNSEIMDNLNKIEVKNLYKKFYSQGGALTAYEINDRHESSWMIYIILNLMLFTLYIFTSIAATKPIYLEYFDIVVTPGTFLYPLTFLIVDLLNETFGLRLARKAILFAFISNAAIIILLAITTHLPGLPGWKLDGPYNDVISQLSSVLVASSISFLVSENINSYLLCKIKELTNSRFLFLRVFLSTLFAVIIDSFLFCYIAFYGKMDNSAILSMIYVQIAIKVGFAFFNVLPAYGARSLFKKYLTGAQTQ